A single window of Halobacillus naozhouensis DNA harbors:
- a CDS encoding GNAT family N-acetyltransferase: protein MIKSERLIFRPYTLEDLDFYASLWGNPEVVRYIGKGKTKNYQESRKNMENWLFPQYKEGIGLYAMILKSNQQLIGHAGLVNQEIDGKNEVEIGYWLVPSQWGNGFAKEASIAFRDYGLYELNYGKLISLINPDHPASIFVARKTGLSYEKTVRLDEGDTLIYSICKSSNR from the coding sequence ATGATTAAAAGTGAAAGGCTTATATTTAGACCATATACGTTGGAGGACTTGGACTTTTACGCTTCTTTATGGGGAAATCCTGAGGTAGTCCGTTATATTGGGAAAGGCAAAACGAAAAACTATCAAGAATCCAGAAAAAATATGGAAAATTGGCTCTTTCCCCAGTATAAAGAAGGGATAGGATTATACGCCATGATTCTTAAATCAAATCAGCAATTAATAGGCCATGCAGGTTTAGTAAATCAAGAGATAGACGGGAAAAATGAAGTGGAAATCGGATACTGGTTGGTACCAAGCCAATGGGGGAATGGTTTTGCTAAGGAAGCATCGATTGCCTTTAGAGATTATGGGTTGTATGAACTTAACTACGGCAAGTTAATTTCTCTAATTAACCCCGATCATCCTGCTTCCATATTCGTTGCACGTAAAACAGGTCTTTCTTATGAAAAAACAGTAAGGTTAGATGAGGGCGATACATTAATTTACTCAATTTGTAAATCTTCCAACCGTTGA
- the thpD gene encoding ectoine hydroxylase, translating into MKDLYPSRKNNKPEILGRKDPVIHTDRSKDDQAPITREQLDFYEENGFLQIENFFSEQEVSQMQKGIFELQDSSKNVTSDKVVREPQSDEIRSIFHVHQDDDYFKKVANDQRLLDIVNHLLGSDVYIHQSRINYKPGFTGKEFDWHSDFETWHVEDGMPRMRAVSLSIALSDNYTFNGPLMLIPGSHNYYVSCVGETPDNNYKESLQKQKLGVPDHDNLSWLADQGDGISVPTGKAGSITLFESNTMHGSNGNITPYSRNNLFMVYNSVENQLVEPYSGGKKRPEFIAVREGAPTLTESK; encoded by the coding sequence ATGAAAGACCTATACCCTTCTAGAAAAAATAATAAGCCGGAGATTTTGGGACGGAAAGACCCTGTGATTCATACGGATCGATCAAAAGATGATCAAGCGCCTATTACCAGGGAACAGCTTGATTTCTATGAAGAAAATGGTTTTTTACAGATCGAAAACTTTTTCTCAGAGCAAGAGGTATCTCAAATGCAAAAAGGCATTTTTGAGCTGCAGGATTCCAGTAAAAATGTTACTTCTGACAAAGTAGTTCGCGAGCCGCAGAGTGATGAAATCAGATCGATCTTCCATGTGCACCAGGATGATGACTACTTTAAAAAAGTGGCCAATGACCAGCGCTTACTCGATATTGTCAACCATCTTCTTGGAAGTGATGTCTATATCCATCAGTCCCGTATTAATTACAAACCTGGTTTTACGGGAAAAGAATTTGACTGGCATTCTGATTTTGAAACATGGCATGTTGAGGATGGAATGCCACGGATGAGAGCAGTTAGTTTGTCCATCGCCTTATCAGACAATTATACATTTAACGGGCCATTGATGCTTATACCAGGGTCCCATAACTACTATGTCAGCTGTGTAGGGGAAACGCCAGATAATAACTATAAAGAATCATTGCAAAAGCAAAAGCTTGGAGTTCCGGATCATGACAATCTTAGCTGGCTCGCCGATCAAGGTGACGGCATTTCTGTACCTACTGGAAAAGCGGGTTCCATTACTCTATTCGAAAGCAATACCATGCATGGGTCAAACGGCAACATTACACCATACAGTCGTAACAATCTGTTCATGGTATACAATAGTGTGGAAAATCAGCTGGTGGAACCCTATTCAGGAGGGAAAAAACGTCCTGAATTCATCGCTGTTCGAGAAGGTGCGCCAACATTGACGGAGAGTAAGTAA
- a CDS encoding MFS transporter: MSHTENMTGESGYKSKDKPFWMAIVALTVASFMTFSNIYMVQPILPQFVGEFGVTPTVSSLMLSLTIFSLILGLLFFGLMSDRWGRVALMKGTILLSIIPLLIIPFLESFTNILVLRFVQGFFAAGLPAAAIAYIGEEFEQRSVRIGISFYIASNAVGGMFGRVFVGYLTEQTSWQTAMWLLFGIETIFFLLFVFLLPKSQNFVASELPVRKDLAMMFVHLKNKNLIPAFYMGIVIQLAFTGVWTYLPFYLMDAPYYLSIGTITLAYFAYGMGLVGSPLASKLSLTFDLSKIVIISAVVMLTGIAVTVLPMASLVYTGLILMCLGFFVIHSMMAWLVNQQATHHKGGASSLYLVSYYVGVSGGGTITGFLWSRWGWAGVISLAVLVIPGVLWGKRTYLRPSST; this comes from the coding sequence ATGAGCCACACAGAAAATATGACGGGCGAATCGGGATATAAATCAAAGGATAAACCTTTTTGGATGGCCATTGTTGCGTTGACAGTTGCCTCGTTTATGACTTTTTCAAATATTTATATGGTGCAGCCGATCCTGCCTCAGTTTGTTGGCGAGTTCGGAGTGACGCCGACTGTATCTAGTTTAATGTTATCCCTAACGATTTTCTCGCTTATTTTGGGGTTGTTGTTTTTTGGTCTAATGTCGGATCGATGGGGCAGAGTAGCCTTAATGAAAGGGACGATTCTGCTTTCTATCATTCCTTTACTCATTATTCCCTTTTTAGAATCCTTTACGAATATACTAGTGTTAAGGTTTGTACAGGGTTTTTTTGCTGCTGGACTGCCTGCTGCAGCCATTGCTTATATTGGAGAGGAATTTGAACAGCGCAGTGTACGGATAGGGATATCTTTTTACATAGCTAGTAATGCTGTTGGCGGTATGTTTGGCAGGGTTTTCGTAGGTTATCTGACTGAGCAAACGTCCTGGCAAACTGCTATGTGGCTGTTATTTGGGATAGAAACGATTTTTTTCTTGCTGTTTGTTTTCTTACTTCCTAAATCTCAGAACTTTGTAGCAAGTGAGCTTCCAGTGAGAAAGGATTTGGCTATGATGTTTGTCCACCTGAAAAATAAAAATCTTATCCCCGCATTTTACATGGGGATTGTGATTCAACTGGCATTTACAGGGGTTTGGACCTATTTGCCCTTCTATTTAATGGATGCCCCCTATTATTTATCGATTGGAACCATTACGTTAGCTTATTTTGCATATGGTATGGGGTTAGTTGGATCACCACTTGCCAGCAAACTATCTCTCACATTTGATTTAAGTAAAATTGTCATTATTAGTGCAGTAGTGATGTTGACAGGGATCGCCGTAACGGTATTACCGATGGCATCGCTTGTTTATACTGGTCTAATTCTAATGTGTTTAGGATTTTTTGTCATCCATTCGATGATGGCATGGCTTGTCAATCAACAAGCCACTCATCACAAGGGAGGGGCTTCTAGTCTCTACCTTGTCAGTTATTACGTGGGAGTATCTGGAGGCGGTACAATTACAGGTTTCCTATGGAGTCGATGGGGCTGGGCGGGCGTTATTTCGCTAGCTGTTCTTGTCATCCCAGGTGTCTTGTGGGGCAAGAGAACATACCTGCGCCCTTCATCAACATAA
- a CDS encoding 3-hydroxyacyl-CoA dehydrogenase family protein, translated as MTIEQVSVIGAGSMGHQIAMLSAMAGFQTNIQDMSLDSLDEARTKLTNIMDKWVRKEKITTKARDEAFERLMFTTDLREAADEADLVIEAVVEKLDVKRKVFAELDELAPKHAVFATNSSTIVSSLIADATSRPEKVCNMHFFFPPLVMDCVEVVKGEHTSDETTQLAMDVCDQMNRTAVLLQKEISGFIANRILFAIQKEAMALYEGGYADFEDIDKITRKALGHPIGPFEVMDLSGIDVGYYVMQQRYAESGDPNDQPPKTLVEKVEAGEFGRKTGKGFYTYSSKVKN; from the coding sequence ATGACGATTGAACAGGTGTCGGTAATTGGAGCGGGTTCAATGGGACATCAGATTGCTATGCTTAGTGCGATGGCAGGCTTTCAGACGAATATACAAGATATGAGCTTGGATTCTCTTGATGAGGCGAGGACAAAATTAACAAACATTATGGACAAATGGGTACGCAAGGAGAAGATCACCACGAAAGCTCGTGATGAAGCATTTGAGCGTCTCATGTTTACTACAGACTTACGGGAAGCGGCGGATGAAGCCGATTTGGTTATTGAAGCGGTGGTGGAGAAGCTTGATGTGAAGCGTAAAGTCTTTGCAGAATTGGATGAGTTGGCCCCGAAACACGCTGTATTTGCCACAAATTCATCTACGATTGTAAGCTCGTTGATTGCTGATGCGACTTCGAGACCGGAGAAAGTGTGCAATATGCACTTCTTCTTTCCGCCACTCGTGATGGATTGTGTAGAAGTCGTCAAGGGGGAACATACATCGGATGAGACTACTCAACTTGCCATGGATGTTTGTGATCAGATGAATCGCACAGCTGTCCTGTTGCAAAAAGAAATCTCAGGTTTTATCGCGAACCGAATTCTGTTTGCCATTCAGAAAGAAGCAATGGCTTTATACGAAGGAGGATACGCTGACTTTGAGGATATTGATAAAATCACTCGTAAAGCATTAGGTCATCCTATTGGTCCATTTGAAGTGATGGATCTTTCAGGCATTGATGTCGGGTATTATGTAATGCAGCAGCGTTATGCGGAATCGGGAGATCCAAATGATCAACCACCAAAGACGCTTGTTGAAAAAGTGGAAGCTGGTGAATTTGGCCGGAAAACAGGCAAGGGTTTCTATACCTACAGCAGTAAGGTGAAGAACTAG
- a CDS encoding acyl-CoA thioesterase, with product MHETEIGVRFCETDLLGHVNNNNFFVYLEDARIRFFEDLELVKKDWNFILASIKCDFLKQVYFNQKLIIKSGVAKIGNSSFHLEQDIYEKESGEIVAKGSSVIVQFDFEQQQSAPLTEAMKKQLEVYQMAAN from the coding sequence ATGCATGAGACAGAAATAGGCGTGCGATTTTGCGAAACAGATTTACTGGGACACGTGAATAATAATAACTTTTTTGTTTATTTAGAGGATGCAAGAATACGCTTTTTTGAGGATCTAGAGTTAGTAAAAAAAGATTGGAATTTCATTCTTGCTTCTATTAAGTGCGACTTTTTAAAGCAGGTTTATTTTAACCAGAAGCTGATTATTAAAAGTGGCGTAGCTAAGATCGGTAATTCAAGCTTTCATTTGGAACAGGATATTTACGAGAAAGAATCAGGAGAAATTGTAGCGAAAGGATCAAGTGTAATTGTCCAGTTCGACTTCGAGCAGCAGCAAAGTGCTCCCTTAACGGAAGCCATGAAAAAACAGTTGGAAGTTTACCAAATGGCAGCTAACTAG
- a CDS encoding phosphotransferase family protein, with the protein MAYTVDTQRVRKGEEIDEQGIESFLREKLPNLPDEKLEVRQFGAGHSNLTYELTIGGWEAVLRRPPMGPVAPKAHDMEREYLVLQALHPVFPLAPKPLAFESGNLLGRPFFVMERRHGLVFDTEFPKGIRPNPEFGRKLSETMVDRLVELHSIDYKATKLKEMVKPDGFMERQIHGWIKRYEKARTDDVVSGERLKKWLVAHIPDSNEASIIHYDYKLNNALFDEEANMVGLFDWEMTTVGDPLADLGAAMSYWIEAEDPELLKTGLGKSPLTVNEGFYTRDEFMTRYAEKSGRDLSNINVYVTFAYFKLAGIIQQIYSRYRKGQTDDPRFSRMNIFVNNLIKHAEETAGL; encoded by the coding sequence TTGGCTTATACAGTTGATACTCAGAGAGTTCGTAAAGGTGAAGAAATTGATGAACAGGGGATTGAGTCCTTTTTACGTGAAAAGCTTCCTAACCTTCCAGATGAAAAACTGGAAGTAAGGCAATTTGGGGCGGGACATTCCAATCTGACCTATGAACTGACAATAGGTGGTTGGGAGGCGGTGTTACGTCGTCCACCTATGGGGCCAGTTGCTCCCAAGGCCCATGATATGGAGCGTGAGTACCTTGTGTTACAAGCGCTTCATCCGGTTTTTCCTCTAGCACCAAAGCCGCTTGCTTTTGAATCGGGGAATCTCTTAGGCCGGCCTTTTTTTGTGATGGAGCGTCGTCATGGACTTGTTTTTGACACGGAATTTCCTAAAGGGATTCGACCCAATCCCGAGTTCGGTCGTAAGCTTTCTGAAACCATGGTGGATCGATTGGTAGAGTTGCATTCAATAGACTATAAAGCTACTAAGCTCAAAGAAATGGTGAAGCCCGATGGATTTATGGAACGTCAAATTCACGGCTGGATCAAAAGATATGAAAAGGCAAGAACAGATGATGTGGTGTCAGGTGAGCGATTGAAGAAATGGCTGGTGGCGCATATTCCAGACTCAAATGAAGCGTCCATTATTCATTACGATTATAAATTAAACAATGCTTTGTTTGATGAAGAAGCGAATATGGTCGGGTTATTCGACTGGGAGATGACTACGGTTGGTGACCCACTGGCTGATCTCGGAGCAGCAATGAGTTATTGGATTGAAGCAGAAGATCCGGAACTTCTAAAAACGGGCCTCGGCAAGTCGCCGCTTACGGTTAACGAAGGATTTTACACCCGGGACGAGTTTATGACCAGATATGCGGAAAAGAGCGGTCGTGATCTCAGTAATATAAACGTGTATGTAACATTTGCCTACTTTAAACTGGCCGGGATTATTCAACAAATCTATTCCCGATACAGGAAAGGCCAAACCGATGATCCAAGGTTTTCTCGTATGAATATATTTGTTAATAACTTAATTAAGCACGCAGAAGAAACGGCCGGGTTATGA
- a CDS encoding 2-phosphosulfolactate phosphatase, whose amino-acid sequence MSDIQVIFKKEDIQPDLMKGKVAVVFDVLFATSTITAALADGATSVIAVYDQAQAREKAKTLTDPYVLAGEDKGRTIEGFEHPLRRYLQPIAAGKHVVLSTTNGTVALNRSSQADALYASSLLNNPAMAHYLAEKHKNETIVLVCSGTSGHYTMEDFYGAGSLVSFLMKEGDFQLSDAARTALHFYQGSGSTAFELLRSTRIGKILVEMGMDEKEIEFAAQEGLFKTIAKYEPESGSIKKLT is encoded by the coding sequence ATGAGTGACATCCAAGTTATTTTTAAAAAAGAAGATATTCAGCCAGACCTGATGAAAGGGAAAGTCGCTGTCGTATTTGATGTACTGTTTGCCACGTCAACTATTACAGCCGCTCTTGCTGACGGAGCGACTTCGGTCATTGCCGTATACGATCAGGCTCAAGCCCGTGAAAAAGCAAAAACGCTTACCGATCCTTACGTGTTAGCTGGGGAAGACAAAGGAAGGACGATAGAAGGCTTTGAGCATCCCTTACGAAGATACTTGCAGCCAATTGCAGCCGGAAAGCATGTAGTGTTGTCGACAACGAACGGAACTGTGGCACTTAATCGATCAAGCCAGGCTGATGCTTTATATGCCTCGTCTTTATTAAATAATCCGGCAATGGCGCACTACCTGGCTGAGAAGCATAAGAACGAGACAATCGTACTTGTCTGTTCAGGTACAAGCGGACATTATACTATGGAAGACTTTTATGGCGCAGGTAGTTTAGTATCTTTTCTTATGAAAGAAGGAGATTTTCAGCTTTCTGATGCGGCACGCACTGCTTTGCATTTTTATCAGGGGAGCGGTTCCACTGCCTTTGAGTTACTGCGCTCTACTAGGATTGGGAAAATACTTGTGGAAATGGGCATGGATGAAAAAGAGATTGAATTTGCAGCACAGGAAGGACTTTTTAAAACGATCGCTAAATATGAGCCAGAAAGCGGCTCAATTAAAAAGTTAACGTAA
- a CDS encoding enoyl-CoA hydratase/isomerase family protein, giving the protein MRNLSNDHLSVSLNGPVLSCVLNRPDSLNAFSDRMIAGLQEALLEAENNEEIKVVVLSGAGRSFSAGGDVKNMGKATANHLYEHVGELNQLILKIKDLAKPVVAVVHGYAAGAGFNLALACDQIIAAEESKFVLSFAQVGLVSDGGGHYFLMKILGPYRAKELLFRAEPLPVETAVEWGLVNRIFPLSDLEEGAMEYALRLAKGPGQALGMMKKLVDQSDQSDLATILEQERLTQTMMAQTDDHKEGIQAFKDKRKPVFVGR; this is encoded by the coding sequence ATGAGAAATCTAAGTAATGATCATTTGAGTGTGTCACTGAATGGACCAGTTCTTTCCTGTGTATTAAACAGACCCGATAGCTTGAATGCCTTTTCTGACCGGATGATTGCAGGTTTACAGGAAGCGTTGCTTGAAGCGGAGAATAATGAAGAAATTAAAGTTGTGGTCCTGTCCGGGGCTGGAAGGTCCTTTTCAGCGGGTGGTGATGTGAAAAATATGGGCAAGGCGACAGCCAACCATCTGTATGAGCATGTGGGAGAATTAAACCAGTTAATTCTTAAGATCAAGGATCTTGCTAAACCTGTAGTTGCTGTGGTGCACGGTTACGCTGCGGGAGCCGGGTTTAACTTAGCCCTTGCCTGTGATCAAATCATTGCAGCAGAGGAAAGTAAGTTTGTATTAAGCTTCGCACAGGTTGGGCTCGTCTCAGATGGGGGAGGGCACTATTTTTTAATGAAGATCCTTGGTCCATACCGAGCGAAGGAGCTTCTATTTAGAGCCGAACCTTTGCCGGTGGAAACAGCGGTTGAGTGGGGATTGGTCAATCGTATATTTCCGCTTTCTGATTTGGAGGAAGGGGCTATGGAGTATGCCCTTCGTCTGGCCAAAGGACCTGGACAAGCACTTGGAATGATGAAAAAGCTTGTTGATCAGTCAGACCAATCTGATTTAGCGACAATTCTTGAACAAGAGCGGTTAACGCAAACTATGATGGCACAAACGGACGATCATAAAGAGGGAATTCAAGCCTTTAAAGATAAACGAAAGCCTGTTTTTGTTGGAAGGTAA
- a CDS encoding quinone oxidoreductase family protein — protein sequence MKVVQFEEYGGPEVLQMAEMEKPKPMPGEVLIAVTAIGVNYADTARREGAYVVPTPLPFIPGAEVAGIVEEVGEDVDSYKVGDRIVTLVGSGGYSEYIVTKAAALIPLPEDLTDEIAASLPLQGLTAYHLLTTMGRLEKGETVLIHAGAGGVGSLAIQLAKHFGAGKIIATASTEEKRKTARDLGADHTVDYTKYDWRDEVMSVTEGNGVDIALEMVGGDIFHETIRCMRSFGRIVVYGVASGHLAEMYPSGLMNRNLSIIGFFLPEIMKKPILFERSLQDLMKLVSSGKLKLTIGGTYQLKDAAKVHELMQARQTKGKLILKP from the coding sequence ATGAAGGTTGTTCAGTTCGAAGAGTATGGAGGACCAGAAGTTTTACAAATGGCTGAAATGGAGAAACCGAAACCTATGCCTGGTGAAGTACTGATTGCAGTAACAGCCATCGGTGTGAATTATGCTGATACGGCTAGGAGGGAAGGGGCGTACGTCGTTCCCACGCCGCTCCCCTTTATACCTGGTGCAGAGGTCGCGGGAATCGTTGAAGAAGTTGGAGAAGACGTTGATAGCTACAAGGTAGGAGATCGGATTGTTACACTTGTCGGTTCAGGTGGTTATTCAGAATATATAGTCACAAAAGCTGCTGCGCTTATTCCTTTGCCAGAAGATTTAACTGATGAAATAGCGGCCTCTCTCCCGCTTCAAGGGTTAACTGCTTATCACCTGTTAACCACCATGGGTCGTCTAGAAAAAGGTGAAACAGTGCTTATTCATGCGGGCGCTGGAGGAGTTGGGTCTTTAGCCATTCAGCTTGCTAAGCATTTTGGTGCCGGCAAAATTATTGCGACAGCCAGTACGGAAGAAAAGCGAAAGACAGCTCGTGATCTAGGAGCTGATCATACAGTGGATTACACGAAGTATGATTGGCGGGATGAAGTGATGAGTGTAACAGAAGGAAACGGGGTTGATATCGCCCTCGAAATGGTGGGAGGAGATATATTCCACGAAACCATTCGGTGCATGCGATCATTTGGCCGAATTGTTGTTTATGGGGTTGCCAGTGGGCATCTGGCTGAAATGTATCCTTCGGGGCTAATGAATCGTAATTTGTCCATTATCGGTTTCTTTTTGCCAGAGATTATGAAGAAGCCAATTTTATTTGAGCGAAGCCTTCAAGACCTGATGAAGTTGGTCAGCAGCGGAAAGCTGAAATTAACAATTGGAGGGACTTATCAGTTAAAGGATGCGGCAAAGGTTCATGAATTAATGCAAGCAAGACAGACGAAAGGGAAGTTAATTTTAAAGCCCTAG
- the glnA gene encoding type I glutamate--ammonia ligase, with translation MNYSKDSIKQIVKDEAVEFLRLEFTDMLGDTKNVELPVEEIDGVLNDEAMFDSSSISGFSEIQESDMYLVPDLDTFKVLPENVNEDRIARFICDIYTPDGTPFEGDPRYILKRAMKEAKDLGYTVNVGPEPEFFLFKLNEEGYPVRKMNDRAGYFDASPKDKGDKVRRDIARTLKKFGFEMEASHHEVAQGQHEINFRFDDMLKTADNIQTFKNVVKDIASNHDYHATFMPKPITGGNGSGMHCHLSLFIDGDSAFYDQHADDEISDTMKHFMAGILQHANGIAAITNPNVNSYKRLVPGYEAPVSVAWSHSNRSCMIRVPMTRGNGTRFEVRNPDPTANPYLTLAVLIKAGLEGIRNELDAGEAETRNLYEVSDESVPTLPTNLKEALKALRADEVLMDALGGHTSKIYLEEKEREWNTYSLQVSQWEIEHYMNK, from the coding sequence ATGAATTATTCGAAAGATAGTATTAAACAGATTGTAAAAGATGAAGCCGTAGAATTTCTTCGCCTGGAGTTTACCGATATGTTAGGCGATACAAAGAATGTGGAATTACCGGTTGAAGAAATTGATGGCGTATTAAATGATGAAGCTATGTTTGATAGCTCTTCTATTTCCGGTTTTTCTGAAATTCAAGAGAGTGATATGTATCTCGTACCAGACTTAGACACATTTAAGGTGTTACCTGAAAATGTTAATGAAGATCGTATTGCTCGATTTATTTGTGACATTTATACACCCGATGGCACCCCATTCGAAGGGGATCCACGATATATATTAAAAAGAGCCATGAAAGAAGCTAAGGATCTGGGATATACAGTAAATGTCGGTCCAGAACCAGAGTTCTTTCTATTTAAGTTAAACGAAGAAGGATATCCTGTTCGTAAAATGAATGACCGGGCAGGATATTTTGATGCCTCACCTAAAGACAAGGGGGATAAAGTTCGCCGCGATATTGCCCGTACCCTGAAGAAATTCGGGTTTGAGATGGAAGCCTCTCACCACGAAGTTGCACAGGGTCAGCATGAAATCAACTTTCGATTCGACGATATGTTAAAGACAGCGGATAACATTCAAACCTTTAAAAACGTAGTAAAGGATATCGCATCAAACCATGATTATCATGCGACCTTTATGCCAAAACCGATCACCGGAGGAAATGGATCCGGTATGCACTGTCATCTTTCGTTATTTATTGATGGCGACAGTGCTTTTTACGATCAGCATGCTGATGATGAAATCTCAGATACAATGAAACATTTTATGGCGGGAATCTTACAGCATGCTAACGGAATCGCTGCGATTACCAATCCAAATGTAAATTCCTATAAACGTCTCGTTCCAGGTTATGAAGCACCGGTTAGTGTAGCATGGTCCCACTCAAACCGCAGCTGCATGATCCGTGTTCCTATGACCCGTGGCAATGGCACTAGATTTGAGGTTCGTAACCCTGACCCGACAGCGAACCCATATCTCACACTCGCCGTGCTAATTAAAGCAGGTCTTGAAGGCATTCGAAACGAACTGGATGCAGGAGAAGCTGAAACTCGCAACCTTTATGAAGTCAGCGACGAAAGTGTTCCTACTTTACCAACTAATTTAAAAGAAGCTCTTAAAGCTTTAAGGGCTGATGAAGTATTGATGGATGCTTTAGGGGGGCACACCTCAAAAATCTACCTTGAAGAAAAGGAACGAGAGTGGAACACTTACTCTCTGCAAGTCAGTCAATGGGAAATTGAGCACTATATGAATAAATAA
- a CDS encoding DUF2188 domain-containing protein: MPWDTQDYPSSLKSLDTVVRKKAIDIANAMIDEGYDEGRAIPIATEQAKEWYENASQAEKQEMSNKSDKGLRNREKGDQSSSRPELLDKGEHVVSHENGWAVQAEDAKQPSDVFENKQDAVDRAKEVAKNKGTSVIIHKQDGSIQDQTSYSD; encoded by the coding sequence ATGCCTTGGGACACTCAAGATTATCCAAGTTCATTAAAAAGCTTAGACACTGTGGTAAGGAAAAAAGCGATTGATATTGCAAATGCCATGATTGATGAGGGATATGATGAAGGGCGCGCCATTCCAATTGCAACGGAACAAGCTAAAGAATGGTATGAGAATGCATCACAGGCTGAAAAGCAGGAGATGAGCAATAAAAGTGACAAGGGGTTGCGGAACCGGGAGAAAGGTGATCAATCCTCCAGTCGTCCAGAGTTATTAGATAAAGGCGAACATGTTGTCTCCCATGAGAACGGCTGGGCTGTTCAGGCGGAAGATGCCAAACAGCCTTCTGATGTATTTGAAAATAAGCAGGATGCTGTAGATCGAGCGAAGGAAGTAGCAAAAAATAAAGGAACGAGTGTGATCATTCATAAGCAGGATGGCAGTATTCAGGACCAGACATCTTACAGCGATTAA
- a CDS encoding YwbE family protein: MNGQQRKDIKPGLEVDIVLKKDQRSGNLTRGIVKDLLTKSHSHPHGIKVRLEDGQVGRVKQIHG; the protein is encoded by the coding sequence ATGAATGGTCAGCAACGCAAAGATATTAAACCTGGTTTAGAAGTCGATATCGTTTTAAAAAAAGATCAGCGTAGTGGAAATTTAACACGAGGAATAGTTAAAGATTTACTGACTAAATCACACAGCCATCCTCATGGCATCAAAGTTCGTTTGGAGGATGGGCAAGTAGGAAGAGTAAAGCAAATACATGGATAA
- a CDS encoding acryloyl-CoA reductase translates to MSNFNAFYIDQSNGKTKADIKTISTDDLPSSEVLIKVHYSSVNYKDGMVSTPGNPMVKDYPIIPGIDLAGIVVQSQDDRFKEGDAVIATSYEIGVSHHGGYSEYASIPGEWIVPLPDKLTLEEAMIYGTAGFTAALSIHKLEKNGLIPGDGPVLVTGATGGVGSMAIAMLAKRGYEVEASTGSIEHKDYLLDLGAGSVISREDVYDGKLRALGKQRWVAAVDPVGGEPLASLLSQLQYNGAAAVSGLTAGTNIPTQVYPFILRGINLLGIDSVYCPMETRKEIWNRLAGDLKINDTFNRIKEVISLEQVPETLTKILEGKTRGRTIVKLG, encoded by the coding sequence TTGAGTAATTTTAATGCATTTTATATTGACCAGTCGAATGGAAAGACGAAGGCCGACATAAAGACCATCTCAACTGATGATCTTCCTTCAAGCGAGGTCTTAATTAAAGTCCATTATTCAAGTGTGAATTATAAAGATGGAATGGTATCAACACCTGGAAACCCGATGGTAAAAGATTATCCTATCATTCCAGGAATCGATTTAGCTGGAATTGTTGTTCAATCACAAGATGATCGTTTCAAGGAGGGGGACGCTGTGATTGCTACAAGTTACGAGATCGGCGTTTCCCACCATGGCGGATATAGTGAATACGCCTCTATCCCTGGTGAATGGATTGTTCCGCTTCCGGATAAGTTAACCCTTGAAGAAGCAATGATCTATGGGACCGCAGGCTTTACTGCTGCATTGTCTATCCATAAATTAGAGAAAAACGGTCTCATTCCAGGCGATGGTCCCGTTCTGGTTACAGGGGCTACAGGCGGTGTGGGCAGTATGGCTATTGCTATGCTCGCCAAGCGAGGCTATGAGGTAGAAGCAAGCACTGGCAGTATAGAACATAAAGACTACTTATTAGATCTTGGAGCTGGCTCTGTCATTTCACGGGAAGATGTATATGACGGGAAACTAAGGGCTCTCGGGAAACAACGCTGGGTCGCAGCTGTTGATCCCGTAGGAGGAGAACCGCTCGCCTCCCTTCTTTCTCAGCTTCAGTATAATGGGGCTGCAGCTGTAAGTGGACTTACGGCGGGGACAAATATTCCAACACAGGTTTATCCTTTTATTCTAAGAGGTATTAATCTTCTTGGGATAGATTCAGTTTACTGCCCGATGGAAACAAGAAAGGAAATATGGAACCGACTGGCAGGTGACCTGAAGATAAATGATACATTCAATAGAATTAAAGAAGTAATTTCTTTGGAACAAGTTCCTGAAACATTAACGAAGATCCTGGAGGGCAAAACGCGTGGCCGGACCATTGTGAAACTAGGATAA